The Scyliorhinus canicula chromosome 5, sScyCan1.1, whole genome shotgun sequence genome window below encodes:
- the LOC119965835 gene encoding uncharacterized protein LOC119965835, translating into MELEDGEIANLKHGYKLHLDTTDTQKLRTMDSPQCTKSDCSLNHGTLGPPDSIQDLQKVQGEMEAELISAKSGEVVMSGASIETTVTSKSVPSHKTAVMDLRKKEERQRKSRDLSTIRKPMSSITSHTKVVQSSDGVKHHRSVSQSPAGSNHVDLQPSILGKSLQTMGSLSSITIPMRLDALAYLLNHAVMNPYNVMPQGPCLANQCSIASYRNTVPLTYCPCHGGTPVVDCHSVPTHFTQQQYSTNAFYPNQPSINTGYQPGPINSLPSQNYSYADQHTANREMAVHSDRKWEQINSSLSATSIKKWDDTSRPMQTLDEASYGERCKSGFNQTRTASNGNYFRSNSLQATSGNWKSSQNDDREWQDRSFGRSARKFNDDSSSNYKRGDAGDCYKRGGFSRERTFGSDFRTRKRNEEENSWSSSQDSFSTPKQMRWSGIEGSWQQRRGQTGTAKQEANEHFGENYRSKIIASTDKEKTPIFSGKRMTTVEDWDAEYDTEQSKSGALKEKSSVHAKNENTSIREDWETEYAEEKNSTQEGSSQLQQTEEENIDVGTEQIGDRGKKCQSLQDLTASLHSSTSSEVENIFKIMEKDTACVNIVGVDEEKACTVELHAISGGVDSNICEHTDPLTETIERENYRPSVEIFEKSVNDAMKTVKEYEDAIKRQDEESPVMQNVNGPITLIMPSEKCGPFFLEVVGSNVSIVGENMVESISVAENKNLVGVLD; encoded by the exons GTACAAGCTGCACCTTGATACAACGGATACTCAAAAATTGCGAACTATGGACAGCCCTCAGTGCACCAAGTCTGATTGCAGTTTAAATCATGGGACACTCGG TCCGCCTGATTCTATTCAAGATTTACAAAAGGTGCAAGGTGAAATGGAGGCAGAACTGATTAGTGCAAAATCTGGGGAAGTAGTTATGAGTGGCGCATCCATTGAGACAACTGTTACTTCAAAATCTGTGCCGAGTCACAAAACTGCAGTGATGGACCTCCGCAAGAAAGAGGAACGTCAAAGGAAGAGCAGGGACTTGAGCACCATCAGAAAACCAATGTCCTCAATCACAAGTCATACTAAGGTTGTACAGAGCTCTGATGGAGTCAAGCACCATAGATCAGTCAGTCAAAGCCCTGCAGGATCAAATCATGTGGATTTGCAACCTTCAATATTGGGAAAATCTCTTCAGACAATGGGGAGCTTATCTTCAATCACTATACCCATGCGTTTGGATGCTCTTGCCTATTTGCTAAATCATGCTGTTATGAACCCTTACAATGTGATGCCCCAAGGACCATGCCTTGCAAACCAATGTAGTATAGCCTCATATAGAAACACTGTCCCTCTGACATACTGTCCCTGTCATGGGGGAACTCCTGTCGTTGACTGCCATTCAGtacccacacacttcacccagcaACAGTATTCTACAAATGCATTTTATCCGAACCAACCAAGCATCAACACAGGATACCAGCCTGGACCAATAAACTCATTGCCAAGTCAGAATTATAGCTATGCTGATCAGCATACGGCTAACAGAGAAATGGCTGTTCATTCAGATAGAAAATGGGAACAAATTAACTCTTCACTGTCTGCGACAAGCATAAAGAAATGGGATGATACTTCCAGACCAATGCAAACCTTAGATGAAGCTTCATATGGTGAAAGATGCAAAAGTGGTTTTAATCAGACAAGGACTGCTTCCAATGGAAATTATTTCAGAAGTAATTCACTTCAAGCAACCTCTGGGAACTGGAAGAGTAGTCAGAATGACGATCGTGAATGGCAAGACAGGAGTTTTGGTAGATCTGCAAGAAAGTTTAATGATGATTCAAGCAGCAATTATAAGAGGGGAGATGCAGGAGATTGTTACAAAAGGGGCGGTTTTAGCAGGGAAAGAACATTTGGGTCAGACTTCAGAACCCGGAAGAGAAATGAAGAAGAAAACTCTTGGTCTTCTAGTCAGGATTCATTTTCAACACCCAAACAAATGCGCTGGTCAGGAATTGAAGGCAGCTGGCAGCAAAGAAGAGGACAAACTGGCACTGCAAAGCAAGAAGCAAATGAACATTTTGGAGAGAATTATAGATCCAAAATAATTGCGTCTACAGATAAAGAGAAGACACCAATCTTTTCTGGAAAAAGAATGACCACTGTAGAAGACTGGGATGCAGAATATGACACAGAACAATCAAAATCAGGTGCCCTTAAAGAAAAATCATCTGTACATGCTAAAAATGAGAACACATCAATACGTGAAGACTGGGAGACTGAATATGCTGAGGAAAAGAATTCTACCCAAGAGGGCTCATCGCAGCTTCAGCAGACTGAAGAGGAAAATATAGATGTTGGAACAGAGCAGATTGGTGACCGTGGCAAGAAATGTCAATCTTTGCAAGACCTCACTGCTTCTCTCCATAGCAGCACATCATCTGAAGTAGAAAACATATTTAAGATTATGGAGAAAGATACTGCATGCGTCAACATAGTGGGTGTGGACGAAGAGAAAGCATGCACTGTAGAATTACACGCTATCTCTGGAGGGGTTGACTCAAACATCTGTGAGCATACTGATCCCCTTACTGAAACAATTGAAAGGGAAAACTACAGACCATCTGTAGAGATTTTTGAGAAGTCTGTAAATGATGCAATGAAGACTGTTAAGGAATATGAGGATGCAATCAAAAGACAGGACGAAGAGAGCCCAGTAATGCAGAATGTTAATGGCCCTATAACTTTGATCATGCCTTCTGAAAAATGTGGACCTTTTTTCTTGGAGGTGGTGGGATCTAATGTGTCAATAGTAGGTGAAAATATGGTTGAATCCATCAGTGTGGCAGAGAATAAAAATCTGGTAGGCGTATTGGATTGA